In one window of Candidatus Sulfuricurvum sp. RIFRC-1 DNA:
- a CDS encoding Ppx/GppA phosphatase family protein, whose protein sequence is MAKCTAVIDIGSNSMRMAVFQKTSRFAFHILHEVKSSVRLSEHAYKNEGYLQNEPMERTALAIGEFLSIASSFGARKILCVATSALRDAPNSSAFLSRIQREYNLSIKIISGEKEAYLGGMACANLLPSVDEAISVDVGGGSSEFALLRNGKVEQLYSLNIGTVRIKELFFDNNDINGAVEYIDEALKELPDFGTHTLIGIGGTFRALTRAIMKKEEYPLRKLHAYTTDTNTFLHFTSQILEAGPKKLRSLFIKPDRFDTIKPGTLILERIIRHTQTKTLLSSGVGVREGLFLSDLLRNSGDKFPAHYNPSVRYLLDTYGIHSDHALQCAHLSKRIFDLLHTHLGINLVHRQELSIAAKLLSIGVGIRYYAYQRHSHYLAMSALDYGLSHSQIALISHLLLFKKGSSSSDLIPKGSYGSLLPDEATLDALSAILWLSHILLAARINASDITLSIDSHSGALVVGSKSLYLAREQLKNIILPKNFTLMLKE, encoded by the coding sequence ATGGCGAAATGTACCGCCGTTATCGATATTGGAAGCAATTCCATGAGGATGGCGGTATTTCAAAAAACCAGCCGTTTTGCTTTTCATATCCTGCATGAGGTCAAAAGTTCTGTTCGTCTAAGCGAGCATGCTTATAAAAATGAGGGCTACCTTCAGAATGAACCGATGGAGCGCACAGCGCTAGCGATCGGAGAGTTTCTCTCCATTGCCAGCTCATTCGGCGCTCGAAAGATATTATGTGTAGCCACGTCTGCTCTGCGCGATGCCCCGAATTCTTCCGCTTTTCTCTCCCGTATCCAACGAGAATACAATCTCTCTATTAAAATCATCAGCGGAGAGAAAGAAGCCTACTTAGGGGGGATGGCATGTGCCAATCTTCTCCCGAGTGTTGATGAAGCAATCAGCGTTGATGTAGGTGGTGGTTCGAGTGAATTTGCACTGCTACGCAATGGTAAAGTCGAACAACTTTATTCACTCAATATCGGAACTGTTCGCATCAAAGAGCTCTTCTTTGACAATAATGATATTAACGGAGCGGTTGAATACATCGATGAAGCCCTCAAAGAACTTCCCGATTTTGGAACCCATACGCTTATCGGTATCGGCGGAACTTTCCGTGCCCTCACAAGAGCTATCATGAAAAAAGAGGAGTATCCTCTCCGAAAGCTCCATGCCTATACAACCGACACCAACACCTTTTTACACTTTACCTCTCAAATACTCGAAGCCGGACCGAAAAAACTCCGATCATTGTTTATCAAACCCGATCGTTTTGATACTATCAAACCCGGTACTCTGATTTTAGAACGTATCATTCGACATACCCAAACCAAAACCTTGCTCTCTAGTGGTGTCGGTGTACGAGAGGGTCTGTTTTTAAGTGATTTACTCCGAAACAGTGGCGATAAATTCCCCGCTCATTACAATCCAAGTGTACGCTATCTACTCGATACGTATGGAATTCACAGCGATCATGCTCTCCAATGTGCCCATCTCTCGAAACGTATTTTTGATTTGCTTCATACTCATCTAGGGATTAACCTTGTGCATCGTCAGGAGCTGAGTATTGCCGCTAAACTCCTCTCTATTGGTGTAGGAATCCGCTATTATGCGTATCAACGCCATAGCCATTATCTAGCAATGAGTGCACTCGATTATGGGCTTAGCCATTCACAGATTGCATTGATCTCTCATCTGCTGCTCTTTAAAAAAGGGAGCAGTTCCTCTGATCTGATCCCTAAAGGCTCATATGGATCATTATTGCCAGATGAAGCTACTCTCGATGCTCTGAGCGCAATTCTATGGCTCTCCCATATCCTCTTAGCTGCACGTATCAATGCGTCCGATATCACCCTTTCAATCGACTCACACAGCGGTGCATTAGTCGTCGGATCCAAATCGCTTTATTTAGCACGAGAACAACTCAAAAACATCATTCTTCCTAAAAACTTTACCCTTATGCTAAAAGAGTGA
- a CDS encoding YfhL family 4Fe-4S dicluster ferredoxin, translating into MPLLIVDECIACDACREECPMDAIEEGDPIYIIDPDRCTECVGTYDEPACIAVCPVDCIIPDKDNVETMQELLYKHKQLMEEEE; encoded by the coding sequence ATGCCACTACTAATAGTCGATGAATGTATCGCATGCGACGCATGCCGTGAAGAGTGCCCAATGGATGCAATTGAAGAGGGCGATCCGATTTATATCATCGATCCGGACCGTTGTACTGAGTGTGTAGGAACCTATGATGAGCCTGCCTGTATTGCTGTGTGTCCTGTCGATTGTATTATCCCGGATAAAGACAACGTTGAAACGATGCAGGAGCTCCTGTACAAACACAAGCAATTGATGGAAGAAGAGGAGTAA
- a CDS encoding HAMP domain-containing sensor histidine kinase, with protein MFSKRSIRRRFLFQLIVASAALVILFSSFLYLFIKQSIYDEKQAELIGYAENIASYKSLLSTQQNNTDALMGLNVELITLTPDEEHLDFYETDHKDKTTTLTLIYPFDFEKSSYLKISRDITPTKRLLRKIMNSIYLINAVGFVVIILYAIAFSKMLIAPITALSRRLANMNEHLIRPIKVEQLPDEFEPLGETLNRLIARIQNFVKYQKELFIGAAHELKTPLAVIKLKNQVTLIKKRTPEEYIEAIRITNQSVDEMNKIVADILNIGRQEGAQLEIPIQTDIIQILKKWEGDFKLLANSENKLLITRFEPDAFSAVLQVTLLNQILQNFLQNALKFTPERKTIAFKSYLNGVGIVIEVIDEGCGIDESVDLFAPFKRQGNKSGVGLGLFLAKSAAEAIGATITLTNREDGIDGTIARLVLPSKLCCVLPQ; from the coding sequence TTGTTTTCCAAAAGAAGTATAAGACGACGCTTTCTTTTTCAACTCATTGTCGCTTCGGCGGCATTGGTTATCCTTTTCTCCTCTTTTCTATACCTTTTTATCAAACAATCCATTTACGACGAAAAACAAGCTGAACTGATCGGCTACGCTGAAAATATTGCTTCCTATAAATCTCTGTTATCGACTCAGCAAAACAATACTGATGCTCTTATGGGACTCAATGTCGAACTCATTACCCTCACACCGGATGAAGAGCATCTCGATTTTTACGAAACAGATCATAAAGATAAAACAACTACCCTCACGCTTATCTATCCATTTGATTTTGAAAAGTCCTCTTATCTGAAAATTAGCCGTGACATTACTCCGACCAAACGGCTGCTGCGAAAAATCATGAACTCTATTTATCTCATCAACGCTGTCGGCTTTGTCGTTATTATCCTCTACGCTATCGCTTTTTCAAAAATGTTGATTGCACCGATTACTGCTCTGAGCCGCCGTCTTGCCAACATGAACGAGCACCTGATTCGTCCCATCAAGGTTGAACAGCTCCCGGATGAATTCGAGCCGCTGGGGGAAACACTCAATCGTCTTATCGCCCGTATTCAAAATTTTGTTAAGTACCAAAAAGAGCTCTTTATCGGTGCGGCACATGAACTCAAGACTCCCCTCGCTGTTATTAAACTCAAAAATCAGGTAACCCTGATAAAGAAAAGAACACCGGAAGAATACATCGAAGCAATCCGTATTACCAACCAAAGTGTCGATGAGATGAACAAAATCGTTGCCGATATTCTCAACATCGGTCGCCAAGAGGGGGCGCAGCTCGAAATACCGATTCAAACCGATATCATCCAAATTCTCAAAAAATGGGAAGGAGATTTTAAACTGTTAGCCAACAGTGAAAATAAATTGCTTATTACCCGTTTTGAGCCGGATGCCTTTAGTGCCGTATTACAGGTGACACTCCTCAACCAAATTTTGCAGAACTTTTTGCAAAATGCCCTAAAATTTACCCCTGAGAGGAAAACGATCGCCTTCAAAAGCTACCTTAACGGGGTCGGTATCGTCATCGAAGTGATCGATGAGGGGTGCGGAATCGATGAGAGTGTCGATCTCTTCGCCCCTTTCAAACGCCAAGGGAATAAATCGGGGGTGGGGCTCGGTCTTTTCTTGGCCAAAAGTGCCGCTGAGGCGATTGGTGCGACGATTACTCTCACCAATCGAGAAGACGGAATTGACGGCACAATTGCCCGTCTGGTTCTCCCTTCGAAACTTTGTTGCGTCCTTCCGCAATGA
- the hsrA gene encoding homeostatic response regulator transcription factor HsrA produces MRILIIEDEVTLNKTLAEGLKEFGYQSDVVETLKDGEYYLDIRNYDLILMDWMLPDGNSVDIIPDIKTNTPKTVVVVLSARDDNESEIEALRAGADDYIRKPFDFDVLVARIEARLRFGGSNIIEIDDLIINPEEEKIIYKEKEIELKGKPFEVLTHLARHRDQIVSKEQLLDAIWEEPELVTPNVIEVAINQIRQKMDKPLGITTIETVRRRGYRFCFPKEV; encoded by the coding sequence ATGCGTATTCTGATCATTGAAGATGAAGTAACCCTCAATAAAACCCTTGCAGAAGGGCTTAAAGAGTTCGGTTACCAAAGCGATGTCGTCGAAACCCTAAAAGATGGCGAGTACTATCTCGACATCCGTAACTATGACCTAATCTTAATGGATTGGATGTTGCCGGACGGTAACAGCGTTGATATCATCCCTGATATTAAAACTAATACCCCTAAAACGGTAGTAGTCGTTCTCTCTGCTCGTGATGACAACGAAAGTGAAATCGAAGCGCTCCGCGCCGGTGCTGATGACTATATCCGCAAACCGTTCGATTTTGATGTACTTGTCGCACGTATCGAAGCACGTCTCCGTTTCGGCGGAAGCAATATTATCGAAATCGATGATTTGATTATTAATCCTGAAGAGGAAAAAATCATCTACAAAGAGAAAGAGATCGAACTTAAAGGGAAACCTTTCGAAGTATTGACTCACCTTGCACGTCATCGTGACCAAATCGTCTCTAAAGAGCAATTGTTGGATGCTATTTGGGAAGAGCCTGAGCTTGTTACACCAAATGTTATCGAGGTTGCAATCAACCAAATCCGTCAAAAAATGGACAAACCTCTCGGTATTACAACCATCGAGACGGTACGCCGCCGTGGATACCGCTTTTGTTTTCCAAAAGAAGTATAA
- a CDS encoding OmpA family protein — protein MTRMALSLFTAGLLLIGCAGTETGFSKTQTGALIGGLAGAAAGAATGDHSAKRILIGGALGAAAGGGIGYYMDKQQEELNKELKGSGVEVQRQGDTINLNMPGGITFDSAQANIKPNFAPVLNDIANVMIKYPETKIEVQGHTDNVGNDASNLTLSQLRAQSVTSYLNSRGVDSARIKSVGYGESMPIASNDTPSGRETNRRVEIKIIPNPAK, from the coding sequence ATGACACGTATGGCTTTATCATTATTCACCGCAGGATTACTACTCATCGGATGTGCAGGAACGGAAACAGGTTTTTCCAAAACTCAAACAGGAGCGCTTATCGGCGGTCTTGCCGGAGCTGCTGCCGGAGCCGCTACCGGTGATCATAGTGCCAAACGAATCCTTATCGGAGGTGCGCTTGGAGCGGCTGCCGGCGGAGGTATCGGATATTATATGGATAAACAGCAAGAAGAACTCAATAAAGAGCTCAAAGGAAGCGGTGTCGAAGTACAGCGCCAAGGGGATACAATCAATCTAAATATGCCGGGCGGAATCACATTCGACAGCGCACAAGCAAACATCAAACCTAACTTTGCACCTGTTTTGAATGATATTGCTAACGTTATGATCAAATATCCTGAAACCAAAATAGAGGTCCAAGGACATACCGATAATGTCGGAAACGATGCCTCAAATCTTACGTTATCACAACTTCGAGCCCAAAGTGTTACCTCCTATCTGAACTCGCGCGGAGTTGACTCAGCCCGTATCAAATCCGTAGGCTATGGCGAAAGTATGCCGATCGCGTCAAACGATACCCCATCCGGTCGTGAAACCAACCGACGTGTTGAAATCAAAATTATCCCTAATCCGGCTAAATAA
- a CDS encoding dihydroneopterin aldolase, whose product MTILIESLTFETIIGILDHERITPQQVRIDCTIDYPYSAGNFINYADVTQIIEATMKHERFELIETALNLLGTTLKQNFPLIEELTLSIRKPDILSNCTVGVQHTIRYI is encoded by the coding sequence ATGACAATCCTCATCGAGAGTCTAACCTTTGAAACCATCATCGGTATTCTCGACCACGAACGCATTACTCCTCAGCAGGTGCGTATCGATTGTACAATCGACTATCCCTACTCTGCGGGTAACTTCATTAATTACGCCGACGTAACTCAGATCATCGAAGCGACGATGAAACATGAACGATTTGAGTTAATCGAAACTGCTTTAAACCTTTTGGGTACGACTCTGAAACAAAACTTTCCACTAATTGAAGAACTTACTTTAAGCATTCGCAAGCCTGATATTTTGTCCAATTGTACCGTCGGCGTTCAGCATACAATCCGCTATATATAA
- the plsY gene encoding glycerol-3-phosphate 1-O-acyltransferase PlsY: MDFLFNLNVQFYLAAYLLGGIPFGLILAKVFAGVNITDSGSGSIGATNVLRVVKETNPSLAKKLGAATLALDALKGIIVVLAAKYFELSDSVQWMVAVLAVLGHCFSPYMWFEGGKGVATGMGVMAVMLPIPTAIALVVWGVAAKTIRISSLSSMLGLLSLVIASFVLYPTMSHAPVLFIAFILFYKHIPNFIRLFKGEEKRVA; the protein is encoded by the coding sequence ATGGATTTTTTATTTAATCTCAACGTGCAGTTTTATTTGGCCGCGTATCTCCTCGGCGGTATCCCGTTCGGGCTGATTTTGGCAAAAGTGTTTGCAGGAGTCAATATCACCGATTCAGGTTCAGGCAGTATCGGAGCGACCAACGTGCTACGGGTTGTCAAAGAGACCAACCCCTCCCTCGCCAAAAAGCTTGGAGCTGCTACCCTCGCGCTCGATGCGCTAAAAGGGATTATCGTCGTTCTTGCCGCAAAATATTTCGAACTTAGCGACAGCGTTCAATGGATGGTAGCGGTACTCGCCGTACTCGGACACTGTTTCAGCCCGTACATGTGGTTTGAAGGGGGCAAAGGAGTTGCAACCGGTATGGGTGTTATGGCCGTTATGCTCCCGATTCCGACAGCCATCGCACTGGTGGTGTGGGGAGTTGCGGCCAAAACGATCCGTATTTCATCCCTCTCTTCCATGCTCGGATTGCTTTCCCTCGTGATTGCGTCATTCGTTCTCTACCCAACAATGTCTCACGCTCCGGTACTTTTTATCGCTTTTATCCTCTTTTATAAACATATCCCTAACTTTATCCGCCTTTTCAAAGGGGAAGAGAAACGGGTCGCATGA
- the nadA gene encoding quinolinate synthase NadA, which produces MNTEELKQKIIDLKNRLSVTVVAHFYQRDEVFEMGDITGDSLELARRTMADDKEFVVFCGVGFMGQSVKILSPNKRVVMPKVACCAMARMIDGLYYDQSIQKLEDAGIKQEDILPITYINSNADVKARVGKMGGMVCTSSNAKMIITKALAEGKKILFVPDRCLGQNIANMMGLKSCVLGDGSDPKEADIICYDGFCSVHQLFSVDDIEFYRAKYPGILIAVHPECDPAICDRADFVGSTSQLIKYIKELPEDQKVAVGTEFNMVNRLRPSNTYILSSTKPECPTMNETTLEDLYNTLKAIEDGAPINEIEVDEETAYWARIALERMMAL; this is translated from the coding sequence TTGAACACTGAAGAATTAAAACAAAAAATTATTGATCTTAAAAACCGTCTCAGCGTTACCGTCGTGGCGCACTTCTATCAGCGGGATGAAGTATTTGAGATGGGAGATATTACCGGCGATTCACTCGAACTTGCCCGTCGTACGATGGCGGATGATAAAGAGTTCGTTGTGTTTTGCGGTGTCGGATTTATGGGACAAAGCGTCAAAATTCTCTCCCCAAATAAGCGGGTTGTTATGCCGAAAGTTGCCTGCTGTGCAATGGCGCGTATGATTGATGGACTCTATTATGATCAATCGATCCAAAAGCTCGAAGATGCGGGGATCAAGCAAGAAGATATTTTACCGATCACCTATATCAACTCCAATGCCGATGTCAAGGCGCGTGTCGGGAAAATGGGGGGGATGGTCTGCACCAGTTCCAATGCCAAAATGATTATCACTAAAGCACTGGCTGAGGGGAAAAAAATCCTTTTTGTACCGGATCGCTGCTTGGGGCAGAATATCGCCAATATGATGGGGCTGAAATCGTGCGTACTTGGAGACGGTAGTGATCCCAAAGAAGCCGATATCATCTGTTATGACGGATTTTGCTCCGTCCATCAGCTCTTCAGCGTCGATGACATCGAGTTTTATCGTGCCAAATATCCGGGAATTTTGATCGCCGTTCATCCCGAATGCGATCCTGCTATCTGTGATCGCGCCGATTTCGTCGGATCGACCTCACAGCTCATCAAATACATTAAAGAACTTCCAGAAGATCAAAAAGTCGCGGTAGGGACCGAATTTAATATGGTCAATCGCCTTCGTCCGAGTAACACCTATATTCTCTCCAGTACGAAACCCGAATGTCCGACGATGAACGAGACGACGCTGGAAGATTTGTATAACACCCTCAAAGCAATCGAGGACGGTGCGCCGATCAATGAGATCGAGGTGGATGAAGAGACTGCCTACTGGGCGAGAATTGCACTTGAGAGGATGATGGCGTTATGA
- the nadC gene encoding carboxylating nicotinate-nucleotide diphosphorylase translates to MIEQFIREVLAEDVGRGDLYARVSDPVPASAKIIAKSKGVVAGELYLRVLAECEKFSITWHKHDGETFVSGEVLMELSGDSHTLLRIERTLLNMLLHASSIATLTRQYVDLITPYGTKLLDTRKTRPLLRNFEKYATRIGGATNHRMGLDDALMLKDTHLKTITNLESFMEEARKKIPFTSKIEIEAEDFEMAKKAMKAGADIVMCDNISPEHLGEIVLFKRENYPSVLLEASGNISLDTIESYARTGVDAISTGSLIHQANWIDLSMKMD, encoded by the coding sequence ATGATTGAGCAATTTATCCGCGAAGTGTTGGCTGAGGATGTCGGGCGGGGGGATTTGTACGCACGGGTTTCTGATCCTGTTCCCGCATCAGCAAAAATTATCGCCAAGAGTAAGGGCGTAGTCGCCGGAGAACTCTATCTGCGGGTACTGGCGGAGTGTGAGAAATTTAGTATTACGTGGCACAAACATGACGGTGAAACGTTTGTGAGTGGGGAGGTTTTGATGGAGCTTTCCGGTGATTCGCATACATTGCTTCGGATTGAGCGGACGCTGCTGAATATGCTTCTTCATGCCAGTTCCATTGCGACATTGACGCGCCAATACGTCGATCTCATCACACCCTATGGTACCAAACTACTCGATACCCGAAAAACACGCCCGCTGCTTCGTAATTTTGAGAAATACGCCACCCGTATCGGTGGAGCGACAAACCATCGGATGGGATTGGATGATGCGCTGATGCTTAAAGACACCCATCTCAAAACTATCACCAACCTCGAAAGCTTTATGGAAGAGGCCCGTAAAAAAATCCCGTTTACCTCTAAAATCGAGATTGAAGCGGAAGATTTTGAGATGGCTAAAAAAGCGATGAAGGCGGGAGCCGATATTGTAATGTGCGACAATATTTCCCCTGAACACTTAGGCGAAATCGTACTCTTTAAGCGAGAAAACTATCCCTCGGTGCTGCTTGAAGCAAGCGGTAATATTAGCCTAGATACTATCGAGAGTTATGCACGTACCGGCGTTGATGCGATCAGTACCGGCTCTCTCATTCATCAGGCAAATTGGATAGATCTGTCTATGAAAATGGATTAA
- the flhB gene encoding flagellar biosynthesis protein FlhB → MADDQEKTEEPTSKKIEDARVEGNVAKSQDIVGVVVLFVAILALLMMFTFIADRLLNLSRYYFSLMNQPLDRELMFDMALITFREFLIMALPISIIVAIAGVFGTVAQMGFNFTTKPLMPNFSKLDPIKGFANLFTLQKALESLKITFKSLTALGIGFIFFWGYMEELPTVALFTLEDQMGWLRDKAIVLASVMLIIIFVYAIFDLFITRKQYFDKLKMSKQEIKDEMKNMEGDPHIKAKIRQIQMQAARKRMMSSVPTADVVITNPTHYAVAIVYDETKHNAPVVVAKGVDNIAIQIKKIARENGVHIVQNPPLARSLYKEVEIDRAIPDMMFAAVAEVLAYVYKMGKKRKENV, encoded by the coding sequence GTGGCTGACGATCAAGAAAAGACCGAAGAACCCACCTCCAAAAAGATTGAAGATGCCAGAGTAGAGGGAAATGTCGCCAAAAGTCAGGACATCGTCGGTGTCGTAGTCCTCTTCGTAGCAATTTTAGCTCTTTTGATGATGTTTACGTTTATCGCCGATCGTCTGCTCAACCTTTCGCGCTATTATTTTTCGTTGATGAATCAGCCGTTGGATCGTGAATTGATGTTTGATATGGCCTTGATAACGTTTCGGGAATTTCTCATTATGGCGCTTCCTATCTCTATTATTGTTGCGATCGCGGGAGTTTTTGGGACGGTAGCACAGATGGGATTTAACTTTACGACGAAACCGCTCATGCCGAATTTTTCCAAACTCGATCCGATCAAAGGATTCGCCAACCTTTTTACCCTCCAAAAAGCACTTGAATCGCTCAAAATTACTTTTAAGTCTTTGACTGCTTTGGGAATCGGTTTTATCTTTTTTTGGGGATACATGGAAGAACTGCCAACGGTTGCTCTCTTTACCCTCGAAGATCAGATGGGGTGGTTGCGGGATAAAGCGATCGTCCTTGCTTCGGTCATGCTTATCATCATTTTTGTGTATGCGATTTTCGATCTTTTTATTACCCGAAAACAGTATTTCGATAAACTCAAAATGTCGAAACAAGAGATCAAAGATGAGATGAAGAATATGGAAGGGGATCCGCATATCAAGGCAAAAATTCGCCAGATTCAGATGCAGGCGGCACGTAAGCGGATGATGTCCTCCGTTCCGACGGCGGATGTCGTTATTACCAATCCAACCCACTACGCCGTAGCGATAGTCTACGATGAAACCAAACATAATGCTCCGGTGGTGGTGGCCAAAGGGGTTGACAATATCGCGATTCAGATTAAAAAGATAGCACGTGAAAATGGGGTTCATATCGTCCAAAATCCTCCCCTCGCACGCTCGCTTTACAAAGAAGTGGAGATTGACAGAGCGATTCCCGATATGATGTTTGCCGCAGTTGCCGAAGTGTTGGCGTATGTCTATAAGATGGGTAAGAAGCGCAAGGAAAACGTCTAA
- a CDS encoding cache domain-containing protein has translation MDRWYHFLSDKKMIAGVFLFIAIMLGGVLWYLEQKVTSQTLERLSDQLTLALNNQLEKERSTALRYALILGQNSSLSEALEQEDEDKGFEILSEVMESIKLHTDSLIRSQIITSDYVIFARSWDNSYAGMPLDFHRPDLLYFQTHKNPRSAIEVGRKIGVKATVPVYHSEKMIGFVEVVSFFESTQEYFDRLGIDLYILMDERFYETAVFMQENPAIGKEYILANPKYTESDLKLLNGINFKTLKTARVIFSGGRYLFYEPMMNGEGESIGAFIFSLSPKQITTYAHSDEEDISFLIHLSRNELYDVMVKKSLDNAQFQSVYDKELLYLKDTVGPEDRELYLEEARERLNAYSKEELIGIMLDYKVTNEIKGEIR, from the coding sequence ATGGATCGCTGGTACCATTTTTTATCCGATAAAAAGATGATCGCCGGGGTATTTTTATTCATAGCGATAATGCTGGGCGGTGTGTTATGGTATTTGGAGCAAAAGGTAACCTCGCAAACGTTAGAGCGGCTGAGTGACCAACTTACACTGGCGCTGAATAATCAACTCGAAAAAGAGCGTTCTACCGCTTTGCGCTATGCGTTGATACTGGGGCAAAACAGTTCTCTGAGCGAGGCATTGGAACAAGAGGATGAAGATAAAGGTTTTGAAATTTTATCCGAGGTGATGGAGTCGATTAAACTTCATACCGATTCGTTGATCCGGTCTCAAATCATCACGTCGGATTACGTTATTTTCGCCCGCAGTTGGGATAATTCGTATGCCGGGATGCCGCTGGATTTTCACCGCCCCGATCTGCTCTATTTTCAAACTCATAAGAATCCCCGTTCGGCAATCGAAGTTGGGCGAAAAATCGGCGTTAAAGCGACCGTTCCCGTTTATCACAGTGAGAAGATGATCGGGTTTGTCGAAGTGGTCTCTTTTTTCGAATCGACGCAGGAATATTTTGATCGGTTGGGGATTGATCTGTATATTTTGATGGATGAGCGGTTTTATGAAACGGCGGTATTTATGCAAGAGAATCCAGCCATCGGCAAGGAATATATTTTGGCCAATCCGAAATACACCGAAAGCGATTTAAAACTTTTAAACGGGATCAATTTTAAAACACTCAAAACAGCCCGTGTCATTTTTAGCGGCGGACGGTATCTTTTTTATGAACCGATGATGAACGGGGAGGGTGAGAGTATCGGAGCTTTTATTTTTTCCCTTTCACCGAAGCAAATTACGACCTATGCTCACTCGGATGAAGAGGATATTTCATTTTTGATCCATCTCTCCCGTAATGAGCTTTATGATGTTATGGTGAAAAAATCGCTCGATAATGCCCAGTTTCAAAGTGTATACGATAAAGAGCTGTTGTATCTCAAAGACACTGTGGGCCCAGAGGATCGAGAACTCTATCTCGAAGAAGCACGTGAACGGCTTAATGCGTATTCCAAAGAGGAATTGATCGGTATTATGCTCGATTACAAAGTAACCAACGAGATCAAAGGGGAGATACGATGA
- a CDS encoding response regulator transcription factor, whose product MKVLLLEDEYMLRVSITEFLEELGLEVVGFSNGERAFDAIYETHFDLYLLDVNVPGMNGFDLLRTLRKEGNKTPAIFLTSMVNVDDLQEGYKSGCCDYIRKPFDLTELQIRIMHALKSFYHEGENKIDFGEGLIYDTENFTLMHNDHNIALSKTEKEIFAVLLKHTNQVVSVEMFQDEIWGEYVDPANIRVQINNLRKKLPLEIIQNRRGLGYIIER is encoded by the coding sequence ATGAAGGTATTGTTACTCGAAGATGAATACATGCTCCGTGTGAGCATCACCGAGTTCTTAGAAGAACTAGGGCTTGAGGTAGTCGGATTCAGCAATGGCGAGAGGGCATTCGATGCCATTTATGAAACCCATTTTGATCTTTATCTCCTCGATGTCAATGTCCCGGGGATGAACGGGTTTGATCTCCTCCGTACCCTTCGCAAAGAGGGGAATAAAACTCCTGCGATCTTCCTCACCTCGATGGTCAATGTAGACGATTTGCAGGAGGGATACAAATCGGGATGCTGCGACTATATCCGTAAGCCGTTTGATCTTACCGAATTGCAGATACGGATTATGCATGCATTGAAAAGTTTTTATCATGAGGGGGAAAACAAAATTGATTTTGGCGAAGGGCTGATTTACGATACTGAAAACTTCACTTTGATGCACAACGATCATAATATAGCTCTTAGTAAAACGGAAAAAGAGATTTTTGCCGTATTGCTCAAGCACACGAATCAAGTCGTCTCGGTGGAGATGTTTCAAGATGAGATTTGGGGTGAGTACGTCGATCCTGCCAATATCCGTGTGCAGATCAATAATTTACGTAAAAAGCTCCCTTTAGAGATCATCCAAAATCGTCGCGGGCTGGGTTACATCATTGAACGATAA